The Candidatus Babeliales bacterium genome has a segment encoding these proteins:
- the groL gene encoding chaperonin GroEL (60 kDa chaperone family; promotes refolding of misfolded polypeptides especially under stressful conditions; forms two stacked rings of heptamers to form a barrel-shaped 14mer; ends can be capped by GroES; misfolded proteins enter the barrel where they are refolded when GroES binds): MAKRIVFGSQARSKILDGVNILANAVKVTLGPKGRNVTIEKSFGPPAITKDGVTVAKEIELKDKLENMGAQMVKEVASRTADVAGDGTTTATVLAQAIFQEGNKFVTAGANPMELKRGIDKAVEAVVKSLKAMAKQVTNKKEIEQVATISANYDVAIGQIIADAMEKVGQDGVITVEEAKGTENELIVVEGLRFDRGYLSPYFVTDSEKMEAVLNDPLILLCDKKISNMKSLISILENVAKNGRSLLIIAEDLEGEALATLVVNKIRGTLKVAAVKAPGFGDRRKEMLEDIAIVTGGVVISEDKGMNLDTTMEQDLGRAKKVILTKDECTIIEGLGSEGAIKGRVAQIRMQIENCTSEYDSEKLQERLAKLAGGIAVIKVGAATEVEMKEIKDRIDDALSATSAAVEEGIVVGGGCALLHAQTALNDLQLSGDEKLGAQIVRRAIEEPLRIIASNAGHEGSVVVNAIAGYTAKTGNDTIDAANVKMGFDAKEGTYVDMIAAGIIDPVKVTRCALQNAASIAGLLLTTEAMICDIEEEKKDHPMPPMGMGGMSGMM, from the coding sequence ATGGCAAAAAGAATCGTATTCGGGTCTCAGGCTCGATCAAAAATATTGGATGGGGTTAATATCCTAGCCAATGCGGTTAAAGTAACTCTCGGGCCCAAAGGCCGTAACGTAACGATCGAAAAATCATTTGGACCACCAGCTATAACTAAAGATGGTGTAACTGTAGCAAAAGAGATCGAATTAAAAGATAAGCTCGAAAATATGGGCGCTCAGATGGTTAAAGAAGTGGCAAGTCGCACAGCTGACGTAGCTGGTGATGGAACAACAACTGCAACTGTTTTGGCTCAAGCTATTTTTCAAGAAGGTAACAAATTCGTTACTGCGGGCGCAAACCCTATGGAATTAAAGCGTGGAATCGACAAAGCTGTTGAGGCGGTGGTCAAATCACTCAAAGCAATGGCAAAGCAAGTCACCAACAAAAAAGAAATTGAGCAAGTTGCTACAATTTCTGCAAACTACGACGTAGCTATTGGTCAAATAATTGCTGATGCAATGGAAAAAGTTGGCCAAGATGGTGTGATTACGGTTGAAGAAGCGAAAGGCACTGAAAACGAATTAATCGTTGTAGAAGGTCTACGATTTGATCGTGGATACTTGTCTCCTTACTTCGTGACTGATTCTGAAAAAATGGAAGCAGTCTTAAACGATCCATTGATTTTGTTGTGTGATAAAAAAATATCCAATATGAAGTCGCTTATTTCAATTCTTGAAAATGTAGCAAAAAATGGCAGATCACTTTTAATCATTGCTGAAGACCTTGAAGGCGAAGCGCTTGCAACACTCGTTGTAAACAAAATTCGCGGTACTTTAAAAGTAGCTGCGGTTAAAGCTCCTGGTTTTGGTGATCGTCGTAAAGAAATGCTTGAAGATATCGCAATTGTTACTGGCGGTGTTGTGATTTCTGAAGACAAAGGTATGAACCTTGATACAACAATGGAACAAGATTTAGGTCGTGCTAAAAAAGTAATATTGACCAAAGATGAATGCACCATTATTGAAGGTCTTGGATCTGAAGGTGCTATCAAAGGTCGTGTTGCTCAAATCAGAATGCAAATTGAAAATTGCACGTCAGAGTACGACTCTGAAAAGTTGCAAGAACGTTTAGCAAAGCTTGCTGGCGGAATTGCAGTGATCAAAGTTGGTGCTGCTACTGAAGTTGAAATGAAAGAGATCAAAGATCGTATCGATGATGCTTTAAGTGCAACAAGCGCAGCCGTTGAAGAAGGTATTGTAGTCGGTGGTGGTTGTGCATTACTTCATGCTCAAACAGCTTTAAATGATCTACAACTTTCTGGTGACGAAAAACTTGGTGCTCAAATTGTTCGTCGCGCTATCGAAGAACCGCTTCGCATTATCGCTTCAAACGCTGGTCATGAAGGTTCTGTAGTGGTTAACGCTATTGCTGGCTATACCGCTAAAACTGGAAACGACACTATTGACGCTGCTAATGTGAAAATGGGCTTTGATGCAAAAGAAGGCACATATGTAGATATGATTGCGGCAGGGATCATCGATCCTGTGAAAGTAACTCGTTGTGCATTGCAAAATGCAGCATCGATTGCTGGACTGCTACTGACAACTGAAGCAATGATTTGCGACATTGAAGAAGAGAAAAAAGATCATCCAATGCCTCCTATGGGTATGGGCGGTATGTCTGGGATGATGTAA